The following DNA comes from Mycobacterium sp. MS1601.
CGGCAATCCGAACGCTTCACCGGCGTGAATGGTGAAGCGGCCGTTGTTGTTCCGCATGTACTCGAACGCGTCGAGGTGACGGGTGGGAGGGTAGCCGGCCTCAGCGCCTGCGATGTCGAAGCCGACCACACCCTTGTCGCGGAACCGGATGGCCAACTCGGCGATCTCGCGCGAGCGCGCGGCATGGCGCATCGCGGTCACCAGACAGCGCACCGTGATGGTCTTGCCGTCGGCGGCGGCGGCTTTCTCCCCGTCTGCGAAACCGGCCAGCACCGCCTCGACGACGGCATCCAACGACAGACCGTTGTCGATGTGCAGTTCGGGGGCGAACCGGATCTCGGCATAGACCACCGAGTCGGCGGCCAGATCCTCGACGGCTTCGAAGGCCACCCGGTGCAGGGCCTCGGGAGTCTGCATGACGGCCACGGTGTGGGCGAAGGGTTCGAGGTAGCGCACCAACGAGCCCGAGTGGGCGGCCGTGCGGAAGAAGGTGGCCAGTCCCTCGACGCTGTCGGCCGGCAGTTCATGGCCGATATCGGAGGCGATCTCCAGCACTGTCGACGGTCGCAGCCCGCCGTCGAGGTGATCATGCAGCAGCGCCTTGGGAGCACGGCGGATGTTGTCCAGGGACAGCGGAGTCGTCATCGCTCCATCTTGCAAAACGATCGGGCCCGCGGCCACGTGATTGGCAGCCTCGGGCGAAGGGAGACCGAATCGGGATACACCCATGTCACCGCCCCCGCCGCAACATGTCGATAACCTGCAGATACAGCAAATTACGTGGAATCTTCTCCAGACATTCATCAGAGAACCGGAGTCGAACGTCGACACCGACAGGTGGCATCGGCTGCGGAACCCAATCCATGAGCATGCAGAATTGACGCCACCAGCATTATCATCGGCCGATGTGGATCGAGCCGATCGAGCGTGCGCGGTCGAACTCGAGACGCGGGGCCGTTGCCGCTTTGGTCCTGACCTTGCTCTACCTGATGCTCGGTCGCCTGACTTTTACCGTGTCGGTCGAACACAGCAACGTGACCAGCGTTGTCTTCGCGCCAGAGGGAATCGCCTTGGCCTTCGCGGTCATGTTCGGACCTCGGGTCGCCTGGGGAGTGCTGTTCGGTCAGACGCTGCTGTCCATCTGGTCTGGGCCCTCGGTGATCGGCGGTCTGGCGATCGGTGTGGTGAACAGCCTGGAATGTGTGCTCGGCGCCTTCCTGTTCGCGCGCTGGCGGATCTCACCGACGTTCGGCCACCCCCGTGATGTCCTGCTGTTCGTCGCAGTGGTCTTCCTGGTTCTGCAGCCCATCAGCGCCACCGGCGGAGTCAGCGTGCTCTGGGCCGTGGGCGCAGCTCCCTTGGACCGGATCCCAGACCTGTTGGAGCCGTTCTGGATTCACGGGATCCAGCAACCCCTCACCGATGCAGGTGAGATTCCGTCGGCGTGGCTGCACTGGTGGATCGGCAATGCGGTGGGCCAGGTGCTCATCGCACCGCTGATCCTCGCCTGGGCGATCCGAGGCATCCCACGGCGAAGGACAACAAGCCCTGATCTGATCGTCAGCGCCGTGGCCATCACGTTGTTGGGCATTGCGGCGACCGTGCTTCCCGTCTATCCGCTGCTGATGCTCGGAGTCACCTACCCACTGCTGGTGTGGATCGGACTCCGGCGCGGGCTACGCGGCGTCACCACCGCCAACGTGCTGATCGCCCCCGCCATCACGTGGGCAGGTGCCTCCGGAGCCGGATTCCTGGCACACCTCAGCGTTCCCGACCGCCTCGCCCATGTCAGCTTCTTCATCGCCACGGCGACGGTGTTCTCGTTGATGCTCTACGCCATGTTCGAGGAGCGGCGCCAACTGGTCGAACGCCTGGACAGCCTGACCCGGGTGGACACACTGGTGCCGTTGGCCAATCGCCGACACTTCGTCGAACACCTGCAGGCTGAACTCGACACAGCGACGCGACTGGACAGTCAGCTGGCAGTGGTCGTCTTCGACATCGACCACTTCAAGCGCATCAACGACGACCACGGTCACGCTCTTGGTGACCAGACGCTGACCGCCGTTGCCGAGACCTGCAACTCGGTGATCCGCCGCGGTGACATCGCGGCCCGAATGGGCGGTGAGGAATTCGCCGTCGTACTACCCGGCTGCGGTCTCGACGACGCCGGGGACTTCGGCGACCGCCTTCGCGCCGCCATCTCCGAACAGCACCGAACCCGCGACGACCTGCCTGCGGTCACCGTCAGTGTGGGAGTTGCCGCTGCACGGCCCCACGATTCCCTGGACGTGCTGCTCAACCGTGCAGACCAGGCGCTCTATGCCGCCAAGAGAGCCGGGCGCAACGCCGTAGAGGTGGCCGGCAGCTAGATCCGGTCGATGACGAGGGGACGTGTCTTCGGCGCGTGGTCCTGCACGCTCCAGGCGCCGTCGAGTTCGGCCAGGGCCGGCCCGAACCGTTCAGCGGTGTCGGTGAGCAAGGTGAACACCGGGTCACCGGGTGCGACGGGTTCGCCGGGGCGGCGGTGCATCAGCAGGCCGGCACCGGCCTGCACCTGCTCGCCGGGGGCCGCGCGGCCCGCACCGAGCCGCCACACCGCCATACCCACCGCCAACGCGTCGACGGGCCCCATTGTGCCGCCGTGCGACGCCGTGACGGTTTCACGATGGTGCGCCACCGGCAGCGGCGCCGTCGCGTCACCGCCCTGCGCGGCGACGATGGCGCGGAAGCTGTCCATCGCCGTCCCGTCGCACAGGGTGTCAGCGGGGTCGCGGCCGTCCAGGCCGACGAGCTCGAGCATCTCGCGCGCCAACGCGACCGTCAGCTCCACCACGTCCGCAGGTCCCCCGCCGGCCAGTACCTCCAGCGACTCGGCCACCTCGACAGCGTTGCCGACGGCACGGCCCAGCGGCACCGCCATGTCGGTGAGCAGGGCTCGTGTCGGGATTCCGTGCGCGTGGCCGAGCGCAACCATGGTGCGTGCCAGCTCCCAGGACTCCTCTTCCTTCTTCAGGAACGCCCCGGAGCCGACCTTCACGTCGAGCACCAGGGCGTCCGCGCCCTCGGCCAGCTTCTTGCTCATGATCGAGCTGGCGATCAGCGGCAGCGACTCGGTGGTGGCGGTGACGTCGCGCAGCGCGTAGATCTTGCGATCCGCCGGTGCCAGGTCGCCCGCAGCGAAGATGGCCGCACCTACGTCGCACAACTGTTGGCGCACTTGAGCTTTGCCGATCTCGGCGGTGAAGCCGGGAATGGACTCCAGCTTGTCGAGAGTGCCGCCGGTGTGCCCGAGCCCGCGGCCGGCCGCTTGCGGGACGGCGGCACCGCACGCGGCGACGACGGGTACCAGCGGGATGGTGAGCTTGTCTCCCACTCCGCCGGTGGAGTGTTTGTCGACCAGCCGAAGTCCCAGGTCGGAGAAGTCCAGGCGCTCGCCGGAGTTGATCATCGCGGCTGTCCACCGGGCGATCT
Coding sequences within:
- a CDS encoding adenosine deaminase, translating into MTTPLSLDNIRRAPKALLHDHLDGGLRPSTVLEIASDIGHELPADSVEGLATFFRTAAHSGSLVRYLEPFAHTVAVMQTPEALHRVAFEAVEDLAADSVVYAEIRFAPELHIDNGLSLDAVVEAVLAGFADGEKAAAADGKTITVRCLVTAMRHAARSREIAELAIRFRDKGVVGFDIAGAEAGYPPTRHLDAFEYMRNNNGRFTIHAGEAFGLPSIHEAIAFCGADRLGHGVRIVDDIEPLPEGGAKLGRVAGIVRDKRIPLELCPSSNVQTGAVKSIAEHPFAELARLRFRVTVNTDNRLMSDTTMSQEMLRLVEAFGYGWSDLERFTINAMKSAFIPFNQRLAIIDEIIKPRYAVLVG
- a CDS encoding GGDEF domain-containing protein, with the translated sequence MWIEPIERARSNSRRGAVAALVLTLLYLMLGRLTFTVSVEHSNVTSVVFAPEGIALAFAVMFGPRVAWGVLFGQTLLSIWSGPSVIGGLAIGVVNSLECVLGAFLFARWRISPTFGHPRDVLLFVAVVFLVLQPISATGGVSVLWAVGAAPLDRIPDLLEPFWIHGIQQPLTDAGEIPSAWLHWWIGNAVGQVLIAPLILAWAIRGIPRRRTTSPDLIVSAVAITLLGIAATVLPVYPLLMLGVTYPLLVWIGLRRGLRGVTTANVLIAPAITWAGASGAGFLAHLSVPDRLAHVSFFIATATVFSLMLYAMFEERRQLVERLDSLTRVDTLVPLANRRHFVEHLQAELDTATRLDSQLAVVVFDIDHFKRINDDHGHALGDQTLTAVAETCNSVIRRGDIAARMGGEEFAVVLPGCGLDDAGDFGDRLRAAISEQHRTRDDLPAVTVSVGVAAARPHDSLDVLLNRADQALYAAKRAGRNAVEVAGS
- a CDS encoding thymidine phosphorylase, which encodes MTQFTFDAPTVIRTKRDGGRLGDDAIDWVIDAYTHGRVGDEQMAALLMAIFLRGMDRDEIARWTAAMINSGERLDFSDLGLRLVDKHSTGGVGDKLTIPLVPVVAACGAAVPQAAGRGLGHTGGTLDKLESIPGFTAEIGKAQVRQQLCDVGAAIFAAGDLAPADRKIYALRDVTATTESLPLIASSIMSKKLAEGADALVLDVKVGSGAFLKKEEESWELARTMVALGHAHGIPTRALLTDMAVPLGRAVGNAVEVAESLEVLAGGGPADVVELTVALAREMLELVGLDGRDPADTLCDGTAMDSFRAIVAAQGGDATAPLPVAHHRETVTASHGGTMGPVDALAVGMAVWRLGAGRAAPGEQVQAGAGLLMHRRPGEPVAPGDPVFTLLTDTAERFGPALAELDGAWSVQDHAPKTRPLVIDRI